In Elusimicrobiaceae bacterium, one DNA window encodes the following:
- the rpsH gene encoding 30S ribosomal protein S8 produces MDPIADFLTRVRNANMKKKEKVDIPFSKIKTEIARILKEEGYISNFKAVHNETKGGVVRVFLKYTPENECVIQGLRRVSKPGQRVYSAYTNIPKVRGSFGITILSTSKGIMTDAQAKAEKIGGELLCQVW; encoded by the coding sequence CCAGAGTCAGAAACGCAAACATGAAAAAGAAAGAAAAAGTGGATATCCCTTTTTCTAAAATTAAAACGGAAATCGCGCGCATTTTGAAGGAAGAAGGATATATTTCTAACTTCAAAGCCGTGCACAACGAAACCAAAGGTGGCGTGGTCCGCGTATTTTTGAAATATACGCCGGAAAACGAATGCGTCATTCAAGGTTTGCGCCGTGTTTCCAAACCGGGCCAACGGGTATATAGTGCTTACACCAATATCCCCAAAGTCCGCGGTTCCTTTGGTATCACGATTTTATCTACCTCCAAAGGTATTATGACGGACGCTCAAGCCAAAGCCGAAAAAATCGGCGGTGAGCTTTTGTGCCAAGTGTGGTAA